In one window of Camelus bactrianus isolate YW-2024 breed Bactrian camel chromosome 13, ASM4877302v1, whole genome shotgun sequence DNA:
- the CATSPER4 gene encoding cation channel sperm-associated protein 4, whose protein sequence is MADNQRMWWQHWTDTSNIKPLNYMRAVHEPYNRPEEQGFINRRDITSKKDAWDMQEFITHMYVKQLLRHSAFQLLLAMLLVINAITIALRTNSILGQKHYELFSTIDDIVLTTLIFELLLGWLNGFWIFWKDGWNILNFLIIFILLLGFFIHELNNISITYTLRVLRLVHVCMAVEPLGRIVRVILQSVPDMANIMALILFFMLVFSVFGVTLFGAFVPMHFQNMQVALYTLFICITQDGWVDIYSDFQMEKREYAMEIGGAIYFAIFITIGAFIGINLLVVVVTTNLEQMMKAGEQGQQRQIAFSETGDGEGIWNNQLSLVHCVVARLEKPGVSQEPLVRGPLSNLSENTCDNFCLMLEAIQENQMQYKEIRDELNTIVNEVHSIRFNQELEEELKHRYVSWSLSESVSSMDIQQDLITALITREKVQESNTNLLLNKHKTSR, encoded by the exons ATGGCAGATAACCAAAGGATGTGGTGGCAGCATTGGACAGACACCAGCAATATCAAACCTTTGAACTACATG AGGGCTGTTCATGAGCCCTACAACCGGCCAGAGGAGCAGGGGTTCATCAACCGCCGAGACATCACTAGCAAAAAG GATGCCTGGGACATGCAGGAATTCATCACTCACATGTATGTCAAGCAGCTGCTCCGACACTCGGCCTTCCAGCTGCTGCTGGCCATGTTGCTGGTGATCAACGCCATCACCATCGCTCTCCGCACCAACTCCATCCTTGGCCAG AAACACTATGAGTTGTTCTCTACCATAGATGACATTGTGTTGACCACCCTTATCTTTGAGCTTCTCCTTGGCTGGTTAAATGGCTTCTGGATTTTCTGGAAG GATGGCTGGAACATCCTCAACTTCCTTATCATCTTTATCTTGCTCCTGGGATTCTTCATTCATGAACTCAATAATATCTCTATCACCTACACCCTCAG GGTGCTTCGTCTGGTGCATGTCTGCATGGCGGTGGAGCCCCTGGGCCGGATCGTCCGCGTCATCCTGCAGTCAGTGCCCGACATGGCCAATATCATGGCCCTCATCCTCTTCTTCATGCTG GTGTTCTCTGTATTTGGGGTCACTCTCTTTGGTGCGTTCGTGCCCATGCATTTCCAGAACATGCAAGTTGCCCTGTATACCCTCTTTATCTGCATCACCCAGGATGGCTGGGTGGACATCTACAGTGATTTTCA gatggagaaaagggagtATGCAATGGAGATTGGGGGCGCCATCTACTTTGCCATCTTCATCACCATTGGTGCCTTCATTGGCATCAACCTGTTGGTCGTCGTGGTAACCACCAATCTGGAGCAAATGATGAAGGCAGGAGAGCAGGGGCAGCAGCGTCAAATAGCCTTCAGTGAG acAGGTGATGGCGAGGGAATCTGGAATAACCAGCTGTCACTGGTGCACTGTGTGGTCGCCCGTTTGGAGAAGCCTGGTGTCTCCCAGGAGCCGCTTGTGCGGGGCCCCCTGTCGAACCTCTCGGAAAACACATGCGACAACTTTTGCTTGATGCTCGAGGCAATACAGGAGAACCAGATGCAGTACAAGGAGATCCGAGATGAGCTCAACAC GATAGTGAACGAGGTACACTCCATCCGCTTCaaccaggagctggaggaggagctgaAGCACAGGTACGTGTCCTGGAGCCTGTCAGAGAGCGTGTCCTCCATGGACATCCAGCAAGACTTAATCACCGCGCTCATCACCAGGGAAAAG GTTCAGGAATCCAACACAAATTTACTCCTTAACAAACATAAGACCAGCCGCTGA
- the CNKSR1 gene encoding connector enhancer of kinase suppressor of ras 1 isoform X2, with translation MEPVATWTPRKVAAWLRGLDDSLQDYCFEDWELPGKYLLQLCPRSLEALTVWPLGHQELILEGVEQLRALSSGLQSENLQSLTEGLLERIQAFQSLVQGHLRGCADTPANVLSAAVELVQEARSLLFWLNRYLFSHLNDFSSCQEIGELCRELGQALQEDCPAAEKESKVLRICSHVVGICHSILSYSPEELREQRAVLERVPLDDPSGLEIHTTSNCLHFVSRVGPQVPDDSQLQILPGDEIVQVNEQVVVSEGRDMMGGTVGWPHKNVVRELLREPDGVSLVLKKVPVPETPPQTPPQALSSSHPVSPSLAPAPLSPRALSEDVFAFDLTSNPSPGPSPAAWTDSTSFDPEPLPGPPAPPATLPTGVADTPEPLEHPDKSPVLGRKKSKGMATQLSRRRVSCRELGRPDCDGWLLLRKVPGGFMGPRWRRCWFVLKGHTLYWYRQPQDEKAEGLINVSNYSLESGQDQKKKYVFQLTHEVYKPFIFAADTLMDLSMWVRHLITCISKYQSPGRAPLPREEDCYSETEAEDPDDEAGSLSASPSPAQAGNLLHRDTSPATTPTQGSPRTSFGPLTDSSEGALEGMVRGLRQGGVSLLGQPQPFTHEQWRSSFLRRNRDPQLNERAHRVRALQSTLKAKLQELQALEEVLGDPELTGEKFRRWKEQNQELYSEGLGAWGVGQAEGSSQVLNSDSREQSSHPVPSDPEEHSHLCPLTPESDLRPPDL, from the exons gcCTCGATGATTCCCTGCAGGACTATTGCTTTGAGGACTGGGAGCTGCCTGGCAAGTACCTGCTCCAGCTCTGTCCCCGAAGCCTGGAGGCTCTAACTGTGTGGCCTCTGGGCCACCAGGAGCTCATCCTGGAAGGGGTGGAGCAGCTCCGGGCCCTG AGCTCTGGGCTCCAGTCAGAGAACCTGCAGAGCCTGACAGAAGGGCTGCTGGAGAGGATCCAGGCATTTCAGAGCTTAGTCCAAGGTCACCTGAGGGGCTGTGCTGACACCCCTGCGAATGTCCTCAGCGCAGCCGTGGAGCTGGTGCAAGAGGCCCGTTCCCTCCTCTTCTGGCTCAACAG gtacctCTTCTCCCACTTAAATGACTTCTCATCCTGCCAGGAGATTGGGGAGTTGTGCAGGGAGCTGGGCCAGGCCTTGCAGGAG GACTGTCCAGCGGCTGAGAAGGAGAGCAAAGTCCTGAGGATT TGCAGCCACGTAGTTGGGATCTGCCACAGCATCCTGAGCTACAGCCCGGAGGAGCTGCGGGAGCAGAGGGCTGTGCTGGAGCGCGTGCCGCTGGACGATCCTTCG GGCCTGGAGATCCACACCACCAGCAACTGCCTGCACTTCGTGTCTCGAGTGGGCCCCCAG GTCCCGGACGACTCCCAGCTTCAGATTCTTCCTGGAGACGAGATTGTCCAGGTCAATGAGCAGGTGGTGGTGAGTGAGGGAAGGGACATGATGGGAGGAACG GTGGGCTGGCCCCATAAGAACGTGGTGAGGGAGCTGCTGCGGGAGCCAGACGGGGTCAGCTTAGTGCTGAAGAAGGTCCCAGTCCCAGAGACACCCCCACAG ACCCCTCCTCAGGCCCTGAGCTCCTCACACCCAGTGAGCCCATCACTGGCTCCAGCCCCACTGTCTCCCAG GGCCCTGTCTGAAGACGTCTTTGCCTTTGACCTGACTTCAAACCCAAGTCCTgggcccagccctgctgcctggACAG ACTCGACTTCCTTTGACCCCGAGCCCCTGCCCGGCCCACCTGCACCCCCAGCCACACTCCCAACAGGGGTAGCAGACACCCCGGAGCCCCTAGAGCACCCTGACAAG AGTCCTGTCCTTGGTCGCAAAAAATCAAAAG GCATGGCGACACAGCTGAGCCGCCGGCGGGTGTCCTGCCGGGAGCTGGGCCGGCCTGACTGTGATGGCTGGCTCCTGCTGCGCAAGGTGCCAGGGGGCTTCATGGGCCCGCGCTGGCGCCGCTGCTGGTTTGTGCTCAAGGGACACACGCTCTACTGGTACCGCCAGCCCCAG GATGAGAAGGCTGAGGGCCTCATCAATGTCTCCAACTACAGCCTGGAAAGTGGACAAGATCAGAAGAAAAAATA TGTGTTCCAGCTCACCCATGAAGTGTATAAACCCTTCATCTTTGCTGCTGATACCCTGATGGATCTGAGCAT GTGGGTGCGCCATCTCATTACTTGCATTTCCAAGTACCAATCTCCAGGCCGGGCCCCCCTGCCCCGAGAGGAAG ACTGCTACAGCGAGACGGAAGCAGAAGACCCTGACGATGAGGCTGgatccctctctgcctct CCCAGCCCGGCCCAGGCTGGGAATCTACTCCACAGAGACACATCACCCGCCACCACTCCCACGCAGGGCAGCCCGCGGACCTCCTTTGGCCCTCTGACAG ACAGCAGCGAAGGGGCACTGGAAGGAATGGTACGGGGCTTGAGGCAGGGTGGCGTGTCCCTGCTGGGCCAACCTCAGCCCTTCACTCACGAGCAATGGCGGAGCTCTTTCCTGCGGCGCAACCGGGACCCACAGCTCAATGAGCGAGCGCACCGCGTGCGGGCGCTGCAGAGCACGCTCAAG GCAAAGCTGCAGGAGCTGCAGGCCCTTGAGGAAGTACTAGGGGACCCCGAGCTGACTGGAGAGAAATTCCGCCGCTGGAAGGAGCAGAACCAGGAGCTCTACTCagagggcctgggggcctggggagtgGGGCAGGCTGAGGGCAGCTCCCAAGTCCTGAACTCTGACTCTAGAGAACAGTCTTCCCACCCCGTGCCCTCTGACCCTGAGGAGcactcccatctctgcccccTGACCCCAGAGAGCGACCTACGACCTCCTGACCTCTAA
- the CNKSR1 gene encoding connector enhancer of kinase suppressor of ras 1 isoform X1: MEPVATWTPRKVAAWLRGLDDSLQDYCFEDWELPGKYLLQLCPRSLEALTVWPLGHQELILEGVEQLRALSSGLQSENLQSLTEGLLERIQAFQSLVQGHLRGCADTPANVLSAAVELVQEARSLLFWLNRYLFSHLNDFSSCQEIGELCRELGQALQEDCPAAEKESKVLRICSHVVGICHSILSYSPEELREQRAVLERVPLDDPSGLEIHTTSNCLHFVSRVGPQVPDDSQLQILPGDEIVQVNEQVVVGWPHKNVVRELLREPDGVSLVLKKVPVPETPPQTPPQALSSSHPVSPSLAPAPLSPRALSEDVFAFDLTSNPSPGPSPAAWTDSTSFDPEPLPGPPAPPATLPTGVADTPEPLEHPDKSPVLGRKKSKGMATQLSRRRVSCRELGRPDCDGWLLLRKVPGGFMGPRWRRCWFVLKGHTLYWYRQPQDEKAEGLINVSNYSLESGQDQKKKYVFQLTHEVYKPFIFAADTLMDLSMWVRHLITCISKYQSPGRAPLPREEDCYSETEAEDPDDEAGSLSASPSPAQAGNLLHRDTSPATTPTQGSPRTSFGPLTDSSEGALEGMVRGLRQGGVSLLGQPQPFTHEQWRSSFLRRNRDPQLNERAHRVRALQSTLKAKLQELQALEEVLGDPELTGEKFRRWKEQNQELYSEGLGAWGVGQAEGSSQVLNSDSREQSSHPVPSDPEEHSHLCPLTPESDLRPPDL, translated from the exons gcCTCGATGATTCCCTGCAGGACTATTGCTTTGAGGACTGGGAGCTGCCTGGCAAGTACCTGCTCCAGCTCTGTCCCCGAAGCCTGGAGGCTCTAACTGTGTGGCCTCTGGGCCACCAGGAGCTCATCCTGGAAGGGGTGGAGCAGCTCCGGGCCCTG AGCTCTGGGCTCCAGTCAGAGAACCTGCAGAGCCTGACAGAAGGGCTGCTGGAGAGGATCCAGGCATTTCAGAGCTTAGTCCAAGGTCACCTGAGGGGCTGTGCTGACACCCCTGCGAATGTCCTCAGCGCAGCCGTGGAGCTGGTGCAAGAGGCCCGTTCCCTCCTCTTCTGGCTCAACAG gtacctCTTCTCCCACTTAAATGACTTCTCATCCTGCCAGGAGATTGGGGAGTTGTGCAGGGAGCTGGGCCAGGCCTTGCAGGAG GACTGTCCAGCGGCTGAGAAGGAGAGCAAAGTCCTGAGGATT TGCAGCCACGTAGTTGGGATCTGCCACAGCATCCTGAGCTACAGCCCGGAGGAGCTGCGGGAGCAGAGGGCTGTGCTGGAGCGCGTGCCGCTGGACGATCCTTCG GGCCTGGAGATCCACACCACCAGCAACTGCCTGCACTTCGTGTCTCGAGTGGGCCCCCAG GTCCCGGACGACTCCCAGCTTCAGATTCTTCCTGGAGACGAGATTGTCCAGGTCAATGAGCAGGTGGTG GTGGGCTGGCCCCATAAGAACGTGGTGAGGGAGCTGCTGCGGGAGCCAGACGGGGTCAGCTTAGTGCTGAAGAAGGTCCCAGTCCCAGAGACACCCCCACAG ACCCCTCCTCAGGCCCTGAGCTCCTCACACCCAGTGAGCCCATCACTGGCTCCAGCCCCACTGTCTCCCAG GGCCCTGTCTGAAGACGTCTTTGCCTTTGACCTGACTTCAAACCCAAGTCCTgggcccagccctgctgcctggACAG ACTCGACTTCCTTTGACCCCGAGCCCCTGCCCGGCCCACCTGCACCCCCAGCCACACTCCCAACAGGGGTAGCAGACACCCCGGAGCCCCTAGAGCACCCTGACAAG AGTCCTGTCCTTGGTCGCAAAAAATCAAAAG GCATGGCGACACAGCTGAGCCGCCGGCGGGTGTCCTGCCGGGAGCTGGGCCGGCCTGACTGTGATGGCTGGCTCCTGCTGCGCAAGGTGCCAGGGGGCTTCATGGGCCCGCGCTGGCGCCGCTGCTGGTTTGTGCTCAAGGGACACACGCTCTACTGGTACCGCCAGCCCCAG GATGAGAAGGCTGAGGGCCTCATCAATGTCTCCAACTACAGCCTGGAAAGTGGACAAGATCAGAAGAAAAAATA TGTGTTCCAGCTCACCCATGAAGTGTATAAACCCTTCATCTTTGCTGCTGATACCCTGATGGATCTGAGCAT GTGGGTGCGCCATCTCATTACTTGCATTTCCAAGTACCAATCTCCAGGCCGGGCCCCCCTGCCCCGAGAGGAAG ACTGCTACAGCGAGACGGAAGCAGAAGACCCTGACGATGAGGCTGgatccctctctgcctct CCCAGCCCGGCCCAGGCTGGGAATCTACTCCACAGAGACACATCACCCGCCACCACTCCCACGCAGGGCAGCCCGCGGACCTCCTTTGGCCCTCTGACAG ACAGCAGCGAAGGGGCACTGGAAGGAATGGTACGGGGCTTGAGGCAGGGTGGCGTGTCCCTGCTGGGCCAACCTCAGCCCTTCACTCACGAGCAATGGCGGAGCTCTTTCCTGCGGCGCAACCGGGACCCACAGCTCAATGAGCGAGCGCACCGCGTGCGGGCGCTGCAGAGCACGCTCAAG GCAAAGCTGCAGGAGCTGCAGGCCCTTGAGGAAGTACTAGGGGACCCCGAGCTGACTGGAGAGAAATTCCGCCGCTGGAAGGAGCAGAACCAGGAGCTCTACTCagagggcctgggggcctggggagtgGGGCAGGCTGAGGGCAGCTCCCAAGTCCTGAACTCTGACTCTAGAGAACAGTCTTCCCACCCCGTGCCCTCTGACCCTGAGGAGcactcccatctctgcccccTGACCCCAGAGAGCGACCTACGACCTCCTGACCTCTAA